The Streptomyces sp. NBC_00454 DNA segment AGCGGGGTCAGGCCCATCGAGGTCTCCACGCAGACGCCGCCGTGCACGGCCGAGGCCGAAGCCCCGTTGCCCAGGTGCAGCACGATCACGTTCACGTCCTCCTCGGCCTTGCCCAGGAGCCTGGCCGTCGCGCGGGCCACGTAGGCGTGGGAGGTGCCGTGGAACCCGTACCGCCGGATGGAGTACTTGTCCGCCGTGGCCGCGTCGATCGCGTACCGGGCCACGTGCTCCGGCATCGTCGAGTGGAAGGCCGTGTCGAAGACCGCCACCTGGGGCAGGTCCGGGCGGAGCTCGCGCGCCACCTCGATGCCCGTCACGTTCGCCGGGTTGTGCAGCGGCGCGAGCGGGATCAGCGCGCGGATCTCGGCCAGCACCGCGTCGTCGATCAGCGTCGGGTGCGTGAACTTGGTCCCGCCGTGCACCACCCGGTGACCCACGGCCGCCAGTTCGGGGGAGTCCAGGCCCAGCCCGTCGGCGCCCAGCTCCGCCGCGACCGCCCGCAGCGCGGCCGCGTGGTCCGCGATCGGTCCTTCGTGCACGCGCTTGCCTCCGGCGGCGCCCGGTCCGGTCAGCGGCTCGTGCGTGAGCCTGGAGGTCGCCTCGCCG contains these protein-coding regions:
- a CDS encoding acetate kinase, whose product is MTASRVLVLNSGSSSVKYQLLDMADASRLAVGLVERIGEATSRLTHEPLTGPGAAGGKRVHEGPIADHAAALRAVAAELGADGLGLDSPELAAVGHRVVHGGTKFTHPTLIDDAVLAEIRALIPLAPLHNPANVTGIEVARELRPDLPQVAVFDTAFHSTMPEHVARYAIDAATADKYSIRRYGFHGTSHAYVARATARLLGKAEEDVNVIVLHLGNGASASAVHGGVCVETSMGLTPLEGLVMGTRSGDLDPAVVFHLARVGGMSIDEIDSLLNKKSGLLGLCGDNDMREVQRRAEEGDASARLALASYIHRLKKYIGAYSAVLGRVDAVAFTAGVGENSSSIREMALAGLAELGLALDLEANSVRSPEPRLVSAEYARVAVAVVPTDEELEIASQTYALVTG